One genomic segment of Amycolatopsis granulosa includes these proteins:
- a CDS encoding metal-dependent hydrolase family protein produces MSGDLVLRNATLLDPETGEYSEGDLRCADGRIVETGRGLAAGDGRVEDVRGAVVMPGLIDAHVHVTASTADLGSLPSTAPSYVALRSARTMSRMLARGFTTVRDASGADYGLADAQAEGLFRGPRLLFCGRALSQTGGHGDNRNRGTRVHDDHPCCAGLGRIADGVDAVREAARDELRKGAHHIKVMASGGVASPTDRIDSTQYSADELRAIVEEAEAANRYVAAHAYTARAVNRALELGVRSIEHGNLIDDRSVELFREHDAFLVPTLVTYWALKQEGREFGLPEASWRKVDEVLGAGLAALERAARGGVRIVYGTDLLGGMHRHQNHEFRLRAEVQPPLEIIRSATTVAAELVNLAGEIGTLRPGAHADLLVVDGDPLADVGVLAEPGRFRYVVQSGEVVAG; encoded by the coding sequence ATGAGCGGCGACCTGGTGCTGCGCAACGCGACCCTGCTCGACCCGGAGACCGGCGAGTACAGCGAGGGCGATCTGCGGTGCGCGGACGGGCGGATCGTGGAGACCGGCCGCGGCCTGGCCGCCGGCGACGGCCGGGTCGAGGACGTGCGCGGCGCCGTGGTGATGCCAGGTCTGATCGACGCGCACGTGCACGTCACCGCATCGACCGCGGACCTGGGGTCGCTGCCGTCCACCGCACCGTCCTACGTGGCCCTGCGCAGCGCGCGGACCATGAGCCGGATGCTGGCCCGCGGGTTCACCACGGTCCGGGACGCCTCCGGCGCCGACTACGGCCTGGCCGACGCGCAGGCGGAGGGCCTGTTCCGCGGGCCGCGGCTGCTGTTCTGCGGGCGGGCGCTGAGCCAGACCGGCGGCCACGGCGACAACCGCAACCGCGGCACCCGCGTGCACGACGACCACCCGTGCTGCGCCGGCCTCGGCCGGATCGCCGACGGTGTGGACGCGGTGCGCGAGGCCGCGCGCGACGAGCTGCGCAAGGGTGCGCACCACATCAAGGTGATGGCCTCCGGCGGGGTCGCCTCGCCCACCGATCGCATCGACTCGACCCAGTACTCGGCGGACGAGCTGCGGGCCATCGTGGAGGAGGCGGAGGCGGCGAACCGGTACGTCGCCGCCCACGCCTACACGGCACGGGCCGTCAACCGGGCGCTGGAGCTGGGGGTGCGGTCGATCGAGCACGGCAACCTGATCGACGATCGCAGTGTGGAGCTCTTCCGCGAGCACGACGCGTTCCTGGTGCCGACGCTGGTGACGTACTGGGCGCTCAAGCAGGAGGGCCGCGAGTTCGGGTTGCCGGAGGCGAGCTGGCGCAAGGTCGACGAGGTGCTCGGCGCCGGGCTGGCGGCGCTGGAACGGGCCGCGCGCGGCGGCGTGCGGATCGTGTACGGCACCGACCTGCTGGGCGGGATGCACCGGCACCAGAACCATGAGTTCCGCCTGCGGGCCGAGGTGCAGCCGCCGCTGGAGATCATCCGGTCCGCCACCACGGTCGCCGCCGAGCTGGTGAACCTGGCGGGCGAGATCGGCACGCTCCGGCCGGGTGCGCACGCCGACCTGCTGGTGGTCGACGGTGACCCGCTCGCCGACGTCGGCGTGCTGGCCGAGCCCGGGCGCTTCCGGTACGTCGTGCAGAGCGGCGAGGTCGTCGCGGGCTGA
- a CDS encoding GAF domain-containing protein: MTDLSEVESKVSAAIGVRLFTVLAWIPERRAMRRVYSSHPEQYPVGGEKTVEIAAGWLEQCIEKQQPYLGADREAVRAVFADAELIGSLGCGAVINVPVVDDGRTLGALNILDAEGSYDDTSVAAAVELAPLAVPALRKVVDAR; the protein is encoded by the coding sequence GTGACCGACCTGTCCGAAGTGGAATCGAAGGTGTCCGCGGCGATCGGGGTCCGGCTGTTCACCGTGCTCGCCTGGATCCCGGAGCGCCGCGCGATGCGCCGCGTGTACAGCAGTCACCCGGAGCAGTACCCGGTGGGCGGCGAGAAGACCGTCGAGATCGCCGCCGGCTGGCTCGAGCAGTGCATCGAGAAACAACAGCCCTACCTGGGCGCGGACCGGGAGGCGGTGCGTGCGGTGTTCGCCGACGCCGAGCTGATCGGCTCACTCGGCTGCGGCGCGGTGATCAACGTGCCCGTGGTCGACGACGGCCGCACGCTGGGCGCGCTGAACATCCTCGACGCGGAAGGCAGTTACGACGACACGTCGGTGGCCGCAGCGGTGGAGCTGGCGCCGCTGGCCGTTCCGGCCCTGCGGAAGGTGGTGGACGCCCGATGA
- a CDS encoding MFS transporter, which yields MTLLARLDRLPLSRPHYLLLLIGGLGYTFDGMDSAVVAFLLPSAKTVWGLTNGQLGLIGSATPFGFLFGAIAAGLLGDRIGRKKVMMYALAFYALFSVVAAFAPNYEVFLGARVLAGAGAGAESAIIAPFLSEFVPAKRRGWFVGALAGFFSFGFVAAALLGRFVVSALPEGWRIAQVLTALPIVLLLWWRRSLPESPRFLLTQGRRDEAERVVAKIERDVERATGRPLPPVPESVTEPLTRTPKVGLLTALKFLWSRKMARRTAVIWAVWFVITFSYYGFFSWIPTLLIERGITVTKSFEFSIIIYLAQVPGYFSAAWLSERLDRKHTIALYLTGSAVSAFWLSQMNAPWSITLAGAVLSFFLNGTYAGVYSYTPEVFPTWIRATGTGLSSAFGRVGSILAPTIIGVFAASLGFAGVFGLTTAVLAIGVLCVLVFGLSTAGRSLEELTENGAPVAATKEMTT from the coding sequence ATGACCCTCCTGGCACGACTCGACCGGCTCCCGCTGAGCCGGCCGCACTACCTCCTCCTCCTGATCGGCGGCCTCGGCTACACCTTCGACGGCATGGACTCCGCCGTCGTCGCGTTCCTCCTGCCCAGCGCGAAGACCGTCTGGGGCCTGACCAACGGCCAGCTCGGCCTCATCGGCTCGGCCACCCCGTTCGGGTTCCTCTTCGGCGCGATCGCGGCCGGGCTGCTCGGCGACCGCATCGGCCGCAAGAAGGTCATGATGTACGCACTCGCCTTCTACGCGCTCTTCTCCGTGGTGGCCGCGTTCGCCCCCAACTACGAGGTCTTCCTGGGCGCACGGGTCCTCGCCGGGGCCGGCGCGGGCGCGGAGAGCGCGATCATCGCGCCGTTCCTGTCCGAGTTCGTGCCGGCCAAGCGGCGCGGCTGGTTCGTCGGCGCCCTCGCCGGGTTCTTCTCCTTCGGGTTCGTGGCGGCGGCGCTCCTCGGCCGGTTCGTGGTGTCCGCCCTGCCCGAAGGCTGGCGGATCGCGCAGGTGCTCACGGCACTGCCGATCGTGCTGCTGCTGTGGTGGCGCCGCTCACTGCCCGAGTCACCGCGGTTCCTGCTCACCCAGGGCCGCCGGGACGAGGCCGAACGCGTGGTGGCGAAGATCGAGCGGGACGTCGAGAGGGCGACCGGCCGGCCGCTGCCGCCGGTCCCGGAATCGGTGACCGAACCACTGACCAGGACCCCGAAGGTCGGACTGCTCACCGCACTGAAATTCCTGTGGAGCCGCAAGATGGCCCGCCGCACCGCGGTCATCTGGGCGGTGTGGTTCGTGATCACGTTCTCGTACTACGGCTTCTTCTCGTGGATCCCGACACTGCTGATCGAACGCGGCATCACGGTGACCAAGAGCTTCGAGTTCTCGATCATCATCTACCTCGCCCAGGTGCCGGGGTACTTCTCCGCGGCCTGGCTGTCCGAGCGGCTGGACCGCAAGCACACCATCGCGCTGTACCTGACCGGCTCGGCGGTGAGCGCGTTCTGGCTCAGCCAGATGAACGCGCCGTGGTCGATCACGCTCGCCGGCGCCGTGCTGTCCTTCTTCCTCAACGGCACCTACGCGGGCGTCTACTCCTACACCCCCGAGGTGTTCCCGACCTGGATCCGTGCCACCGGCACCGGACTGTCGAGCGCGTTCGGCCGCGTCGGCAGCATCCTCGCCCCGACGATCATCGGCGTGTTCGCGGCGAGCCTCGGTTTCGCCGGCGTGTTCGGCCTGACCACCGCGGTGCTCGCGATCGGGGTGCTGTGCGTGCTGGTGTTCGGCCTGTCCACGGCCGGGCGCTCGCTGGAGGAACTGACCGAGAACGGCGCTCCCGTCGCCGCCACCAAGGAGATGACCACGTGA
- a CDS encoding MurR/RpiR family transcriptional regulator — protein sequence MPARGLRPKSAAVVDVLVSQPRQASFGSTGDLARLAGVNVATVTRTAQALGFAGWPALQQELRARYLSSLSAPQVAEEHHSAGSPASASLRRDLDSLALVNRRFDEAEVRAVAEAVAAARRTTVIADGSYAAVGIAFAHNARLAGYDVHAVTAGDAELANATAKITGDDVLVAISFWRLYESTVRAANEAHSRGARVFAISDAASPALAGAAERVLMVPAEGVTFFPSLTAGMALVQAIVAQLAAVDPVRTNRSIEAAEAMWSRFELLHRRPTGSAARGRTESGSAGAGLGGEGPGEP from the coding sequence ATGCCGGCGCGGGGGTTGCGGCCCAAGTCGGCGGCGGTGGTCGACGTGCTGGTCTCGCAGCCCCGGCAGGCTTCGTTCGGTTCGACGGGTGACCTGGCCCGTCTCGCGGGCGTGAACGTCGCGACCGTGACCCGGACGGCGCAGGCGCTCGGGTTCGCCGGGTGGCCCGCGTTGCAACAGGAGCTGCGGGCCCGGTACCTGTCGTCGCTGAGCGCGCCGCAGGTCGCCGAGGAGCACCACAGCGCGGGGTCGCCGGCGTCCGCGTCGTTGCGGCGGGATCTGGACAGCCTGGCACTGGTGAACCGGCGGTTCGACGAGGCCGAGGTGCGGGCCGTGGCCGAGGCCGTGGCTGCGGCCCGCCGGACGACCGTCATCGCCGACGGCAGCTACGCCGCCGTCGGGATCGCCTTCGCCCACAATGCGCGCCTGGCCGGCTACGACGTCCACGCGGTCACCGCGGGGGACGCCGAACTGGCGAACGCCACGGCGAAGATCACCGGGGACGACGTCCTGGTGGCGATCAGCTTCTGGCGGCTGTACGAGAGCACGGTGCGCGCCGCGAACGAGGCGCACTCCCGGGGTGCGCGGGTGTTCGCGATCAGCGATGCCGCGAGCCCGGCGCTGGCGGGTGCCGCGGAGCGGGTGCTGATGGTTCCGGCCGAGGGCGTCACCTTCTTTCCGTCGTTGACCGCCGGGATGGCGCTGGTCCAGGCGATCGTGGCGCAGCTCGCCGCGGTCGACCCCGTGCGCACGAACCGGTCCATCGAGGCCGCCGAGGCCATGTGGTCCCGGTTCGAGCTGCTCCACCGCCGCCCCACCGGCTCGGCCGCCCGGGGGCGGACCGAGTCCGGATCGGCCGGGGCGGGCCTGGGCGGCGAGGGGCCGGGCGAGCCCTGA
- a CDS encoding ComF family protein, which produces MNLGSLSLDLLLPARCAGCGAAGAACCTACLLELARPHPAPRAAVDVPVHALARYDGTARRLVLAYKERGRRDLADPLGRALATAVLHLPEARAAPDGTWWLVPAPSRRAASRRRGGAHLQRLARRCAVHLARAGHAAAVAPALALSSRARDAVGLDRDQRAANLAGRLRLDLRGHPPSGSPVVLLDDVITTGATIAACTRTLAGAGWEVSAALVLTAAG; this is translated from the coding sequence ATGAACCTCGGATCGCTCTCCCTGGACCTGCTCCTGCCCGCCCGGTGCGCAGGCTGCGGCGCGGCCGGCGCCGCCTGCTGCACGGCCTGCCTGCTGGAACTGGCCCGGCCGCACCCGGCGCCCCGCGCGGCGGTCGACGTGCCCGTGCACGCGCTGGCCCGCTACGACGGCACCGCGCGCCGCCTGGTGCTGGCCTACAAGGAACGCGGCCGGCGCGACCTGGCGGATCCGCTGGGCCGCGCGCTGGCCACCGCCGTGCTCCACCTGCCGGAGGCCCGAGCGGCGCCGGACGGGACGTGGTGGCTGGTGCCCGCGCCGTCGCGCCGAGCGGCATCGCGGCGGCGTGGCGGGGCGCACCTTCAGCGGCTGGCCCGGCGCTGCGCCGTCCACCTCGCCCGGGCCGGTCACGCGGCGGCGGTCGCCCCGGCGCTGGCGCTGTCGTCCCGCGCCCGGGACGCGGTGGGCCTCGACCGCGACCAGCGAGCCGCGAACCTCGCCGGCCGGCTCCGGCTCGACCTCCGCGGCCACCCACCGTCCGGCAGCCCCGTCGTCCTGCTCGACGACGTGATCACCACCGGCGCGACGATCGCCGCCTGCACCCGGACGCTCGCCGGAGCGGGATGGGAGGTGAGCGCAGCGCTGGTGCTGACCGCGGCGGGCTGA
- the hpf gene encoding ribosome hibernation-promoting factor, HPF/YfiA family — protein MEIVVKGRNVEVPDHYRTHVGDKLERLERYDKKVFRYEVELFHEPNRRQLKNCQRVEITGRGKGPVVRAEACAGDFYAALDTALSKIESRLRKMHDRRRVHYGRRCPESVAEATSSALAAGATPATSRASTAVIEAPAPAAEEVGTALPEDIELPTQQRGDDEAEHLPGQIVREKHHSAKPMTIDQALSEMELVGHDFYLFNDVEAGVPSVVYRRKGFAYGVIRLDQ, from the coding sequence ATGGAAATCGTCGTCAAAGGCCGTAACGTCGAGGTGCCGGATCACTACCGCACACACGTCGGTGACAAGCTCGAGCGCCTGGAGCGCTACGACAAGAAGGTCTTCCGCTACGAGGTCGAGCTGTTCCACGAGCCCAACCGCCGGCAGCTGAAGAACTGCCAGCGCGTGGAGATCACCGGCCGCGGCAAGGGTCCGGTCGTGCGCGCCGAGGCCTGTGCGGGGGACTTCTACGCCGCTCTCGACACCGCCCTGAGCAAGATCGAGAGCCGCCTGCGCAAGATGCACGACCGCCGGCGCGTCCACTACGGACGCCGCTGCCCGGAATCCGTCGCGGAAGCGACGTCGAGCGCCCTCGCGGCGGGAGCGACGCCGGCCACCAGCCGCGCGTCGACCGCGGTGATCGAGGCGCCCGCTCCCGCGGCCGAAGAGGTCGGGACTGCCCTTCCGGAGGACATCGAGCTGCCCACCCAGCAGCGCGGGGACGACGAGGCCGAACACCTCCCCGGCCAGATCGTCCGGGAGAAGCACCACTCCGCCAAACCCATGACCATCGACCAGGCCCTCTCCGAGATGGAGCTGGTCGGACACGACTTCTACCTCTTCAACGACGTCGAGGCCGGCGTCCCGAGCGTCGTTTACCGGCGCAAGGGCTTCGCCTACGGCGTCATCCGCCTCGACCAGTAG
- the secA gene encoding preprotein translocase subunit SecA, whose product MVLNRLLRAGEGKMIKRLRNIADHINTLEDEVKDLTDDELRAKTAEFRKRHDGGDGESLDDLLPEAFAVAREAALRVLGQRPYDVQLMGGAALHLGQVAEMKTGEGKTLTSVLPVYLNAISGKGVHVVTTNDYLAKRDSEWMGRIHRFLGLEVGAILSEMTPVERRKAYHADITYGTNNEFGFDYLRDNMAWTLEDCVQRGHNYAMVDEVDSILIDEARTPLIISGPAEQSARWYVEFARMAPLMKRDTHYEVDERKRTVGVTEKGVAFIEDQLGIDNLYESANTPLVGYLNNALKAKELYKRDKDYIVRGGEVLIVDEFTGRILAGRRYNEGMHQAIEAKEGVEIKAENQTLATITLQNYFRLYDRLAGMTGTAETEAAEFHQTYKLGVVPIPTNRPMVRRDQPDLIYKTEEAKFEAVAEDIAERHAKGQPVLVGTTSVEKSEYLSKLLVKLKVPHEVLNAKYHDREALIVARAGRKGAVTVATNMAGRGTDIVLGGNPDIIADERLRERGLDPVENSAEYEALWPKVLEEVKAEAKAEAEEVREAGGLYVLGTERHESRRIDNQLRGRSGRQGDPGESRFYLSLGDELMRRFNAVMVERVMTTMRLPDDMPIEHKMVSRAIKSAQTQVEQQNMEIRKNVLKYDEVMNQQRKVIYAERRRVLEGEDLSEQMQHMLVDVLTAYVDGATSEGYAEDWDHEKLWTALKQLYPVSITWEELFEEHEDLSPEVLRDALIEDAKEAYARREAEIDGRVGEGAMRQLERQVLLSVLDRKWREHLYEMDYLKEGIGLRAMAQRDPLIEYQREGFDMFNAMLDSLKEEAVGFLFNLQVEAAQPQEEAAPAAAAPAPNGRHAQPVPDQPEPERPAVPNALRGKGLGGDGEQQGLTFSGPAEQGGVQSRGTTATSAGDGAAGGTRRERRAAARTQAKQSKKRR is encoded by the coding sequence ATGGTTCTCAACCGCCTGCTGCGCGCGGGCGAGGGCAAGATGATCAAGCGGCTGCGCAACATCGCCGATCACATCAACACCCTCGAAGACGAGGTGAAGGACCTCACCGACGACGAGCTGCGCGCCAAGACCGCCGAGTTCCGCAAGCGGCACGACGGTGGCGACGGCGAGTCGCTGGACGACCTGCTGCCCGAGGCGTTCGCCGTCGCCCGCGAAGCGGCCCTGCGCGTGCTCGGCCAGCGCCCCTACGACGTCCAGCTGATGGGTGGCGCGGCCCTGCACCTCGGCCAGGTCGCCGAGATGAAGACCGGTGAGGGCAAGACCCTGACCTCGGTCCTGCCGGTGTACCTGAACGCGATCTCCGGCAAGGGTGTCCACGTCGTCACCACGAACGACTACCTGGCCAAGCGCGACTCGGAGTGGATGGGCCGGATCCACCGCTTCCTGGGCCTCGAGGTCGGCGCGATCCTGTCCGAGATGACCCCGGTGGAGCGCCGCAAGGCGTACCACGCCGACATCACCTACGGCACGAACAACGAGTTCGGCTTCGACTACCTGCGCGACAACATGGCGTGGACCCTGGAGGACTGCGTCCAGCGCGGCCACAACTACGCCATGGTCGACGAGGTCGACTCGATCCTGATCGACGAGGCGCGGACACCGCTGATCATCTCCGGCCCCGCCGAGCAGTCGGCCCGCTGGTACGTCGAGTTCGCGCGCATGGCGCCGCTGATGAAGCGCGACACCCACTACGAGGTCGACGAGCGCAAGCGCACCGTCGGTGTCACCGAGAAGGGCGTCGCGTTCATCGAGGACCAGCTCGGCATCGACAACCTGTACGAGTCGGCGAACACGCCCCTGGTCGGTTACCTGAACAACGCGCTCAAGGCCAAGGAGCTGTACAAGCGCGACAAGGACTACATCGTCCGCGGCGGCGAGGTCCTCATCGTCGACGAGTTCACCGGCCGGATCCTGGCCGGCCGCCGGTACAACGAGGGCATGCACCAGGCGATCGAGGCCAAGGAAGGCGTCGAGATCAAGGCCGAGAACCAGACGCTGGCCACGATCACGCTGCAGAACTACTTCCGCCTCTACGACCGGCTGGCCGGCATGACCGGTACCGCCGAGACCGAGGCCGCGGAGTTCCACCAGACCTACAAGCTGGGTGTGGTGCCGATCCCGACCAACCGCCCGATGGTCCGCAGGGACCAGCCGGACCTGATCTACAAGACCGAGGAGGCGAAGTTCGAGGCGGTCGCCGAGGACATCGCCGAGCGGCACGCCAAGGGCCAGCCGGTGCTGGTCGGCACCACCAGCGTCGAGAAGTCCGAGTACCTGTCGAAGCTGCTGGTCAAGCTGAAGGTCCCGCACGAGGTGCTGAACGCCAAGTACCACGACCGCGAGGCGCTGATCGTGGCGCGCGCGGGCCGCAAGGGCGCGGTCACGGTCGCCACGAACATGGCCGGCCGTGGTACCGACATCGTCCTGGGCGGCAACCCGGACATCATCGCCGACGAGCGGCTGCGGGAGCGCGGCCTGGACCCGGTGGAGAACTCCGCGGAGTACGAGGCCCTGTGGCCGAAGGTGCTCGAGGAGGTCAAGGCCGAGGCCAAGGCGGAGGCCGAGGAGGTCCGCGAGGCCGGTGGCCTGTACGTGCTGGGCACCGAGCGGCACGAGTCGCGCCGCATCGACAACCAGCTGCGTGGTCGCTCGGGCCGCCAGGGCGACCCCGGCGAGTCGCGGTTCTACCTGTCGCTCGGTGACGAGCTGATGCGCCGGTTCAACGCCGTGATGGTCGAGCGGGTCATGACCACCATGCGCCTGCCGGACGACATGCCGATCGAGCACAAGATGGTCTCGCGGGCCATCAAGAGCGCTCAGACGCAGGTCGAGCAGCAGAACATGGAGATCCGCAAGAACGTCCTCAAGTACGACGAGGTGATGAACCAGCAGCGCAAGGTCATCTACGCCGAGCGCCGCCGGGTCCTCGAGGGCGAGGATCTGTCCGAGCAGATGCAGCACATGCTGGTCGACGTGCTCACCGCCTACGTGGACGGTGCCACCTCGGAGGGCTACGCCGAGGACTGGGACCACGAGAAGCTGTGGACCGCGCTCAAGCAGCTCTACCCGGTGTCGATCACCTGGGAGGAGCTGTTCGAGGAGCACGAGGACCTCAGCCCCGAGGTCCTGCGCGACGCGTTGATCGAGGACGCGAAGGAGGCCTACGCCCGGCGCGAGGCCGAGATCGACGGCCGGGTCGGCGAGGGCGCGATGCGGCAGCTGGAGCGGCAGGTGCTGCTGTCGGTGCTGGACCGGAAGTGGCGCGAGCACCTCTACGAGATGGACTACCTCAAGGAGGGCATCGGCCTGCGGGCCATGGCGCAGCGCGACCCGCTGATCGAGTACCAGCGCGAGGGCTTCGACATGTTCAACGCGATGCTGGACTCGTTGAAGGAGGAGGCCGTCGGCTTCCTGTTCAACCTGCAGGTCGAGGCTGCGCAACCGCAGGAGGAGGCCGCGCCCGCGGCCGCCGCGCCGGCGCCCAACGGCCGGCACGCCCAGCCGGTGCCGGACCAGCCGGAGCCGGAGCGGCCGGCGGTGCCGAACGCGCTGCGCGGCAAGGGGCTGGGTGGCGACGGCGAGCAGCAGGGCCTGACGTTCTCCGGCCCGGCGGAGCAGGGCGGCGTGCAGTCGCGTGGCACGACCGCGACGTCGGCCGGGGACGGAGCGGCCGGCGGTACGCGGCGGGAACGCCGGGCGGCGGCGCGGACGCAGGCGAAGCAGTCGAAGAAGCGTCGCTGA
- a CDS encoding Rv3235 family protein, translating to MTDTFLQALHPSEPNRGAEPPVPIPEQGGSPLTRLRGRPGEPLELRHARAVLTAILEVRSGRRSPSQLRPVLTPRMYHHLRTAPATPGPRYTVRSVRASRSGPRTIEICGTAHAHQRASAVMARFDHSETGWRCGFFVLVQPQPRR from the coding sequence TTGACCGACACCTTTCTGCAAGCGCTGCACCCCAGCGAACCGAACCGGGGCGCGGAACCGCCGGTGCCCATCCCGGAACAGGGCGGTTCGCCGCTCACCCGGCTGCGCGGACGCCCCGGCGAGCCGCTCGAACTGCGGCACGCGCGAGCCGTCCTGACGGCCATCCTGGAGGTCCGCTCGGGCCGGCGGTCGCCGAGCCAGCTGCGCCCGGTCCTCACCCCGCGGATGTACCACCACCTGCGAACCGCACCGGCCACACCCGGCCCGCGGTACACCGTCAGGTCGGTCCGGGCGAGCCGGAGCGGTCCGCGCACGATCGAAATCTGCGGCACCGCCCACGCGCACCAGCGGGCGTCCGCGGTGATGGCGCGCTTCGACCACTCCGAGACCGGCTGGCGGTGCGGGTTCTTCGTACTCGTGCAGCCACAACCACGGCGCTGA
- a CDS encoding HAD-IA family hydrolase yields MLRGLVFDYAGVLTDPDAGDLLTAVGRLRARGIRTALLSNADGGAGRGRLARYFDVFVFSGEVGLAKPDPRVFHLTAGRLGLPASACVMVDDSRRNIDGATAAGMTGVHHTSVADTLAELSALFPA; encoded by the coding sequence GTGCTGCGCGGGCTGGTATTCGACTACGCCGGAGTGCTCACCGATCCGGACGCCGGTGACCTGCTCACCGCCGTCGGCCGGCTGCGCGCACGTGGCATCCGCACCGCGCTCCTGTCCAATGCGGACGGTGGCGCGGGCCGGGGACGGCTCGCCCGGTACTTCGACGTGTTCGTGTTCTCCGGGGAGGTCGGCCTCGCCAAGCCGGACCCCCGCGTCTTCCACCTCACCGCCGGACGACTGGGCCTGCCCGCGTCCGCGTGCGTCATGGTGGACGACTCGCGCCGGAACATCGACGGCGCCACCGCCGCCGGCATGACCGGTGTCCACCACACCTCGGTGGCGGACACCCTGGCCGAGCTCAGCGCGTTGTTCCCCGCCTGA
- a CDS encoding TrmH family RNA methyltransferase: MRDATDTTVSPKDRFLTVYGRKPVLEALDDPELRVDKVILADTARGPAAAEIERAARAAGVPVQRASAHRVKVLAGNGKQDQGVLADVVAPRMRPLSAALAEPPARVLLLDGITTPANVGMILRTATAAGLGGIVVPRRGVAALDPLVVKASAGVAFRAPVLRCATAAEAASMLADAGYGLYALGAQGGPSLFEAPLPERAAFVLGGETAGVSDEVAELVTGWLSIPMPGEVESLNVSAAAAVLCFELVRRGTTR; encoded by the coding sequence GTGCGTGACGCCACTGACACCACCGTCTCCCCGAAGGACCGGTTCCTGACCGTCTACGGGCGCAAACCGGTCCTGGAAGCGCTGGACGACCCGGAGCTGCGGGTGGACAAGGTCATCCTCGCCGACACCGCGCGCGGCCCGGCGGCCGCCGAGATCGAGCGCGCGGCGCGGGCGGCAGGCGTGCCCGTGCAGCGCGCGAGCGCGCACCGGGTGAAGGTGCTGGCCGGCAACGGCAAGCAGGACCAGGGGGTGCTCGCGGACGTCGTGGCGCCCCGGATGCGCCCGCTGAGCGCCGCGCTGGCCGAACCACCTGCCCGGGTGCTGCTGCTGGACGGCATCACGACCCCGGCGAACGTCGGCATGATCCTGCGCACGGCCACGGCGGCCGGGCTGGGCGGGATCGTGGTGCCCCGGCGCGGCGTGGCCGCGCTGGACCCGCTGGTGGTGAAGGCGTCGGCGGGGGTGGCGTTCCGCGCACCGGTGCTGCGCTGCGCGACCGCGGCCGAAGCCGCCTCGATGCTGGCCGATGCGGGGTACGGGCTGTACGCACTGGGTGCCCAGGGTGGTCCGTCGCTGTTCGAAGCGCCGCTGCCGGAGCGCGCGGCATTCGTGCTCGGCGGCGAGACGGCGGGCGTGAGCGACGAGGTCGCCGAGCTGGTGACCGGGTGGTTGTCGATCCCGATGCCCGGCGAGGTCGAGTCGTTGAACGTCTCGGCGGCCGCCGCGGTGTTGTGCTTCGAACTGGTCAGGCGGGGAACAACGCGCTGA